In one Cellulomonas sp. JZ18 genomic region, the following are encoded:
- a CDS encoding ABC transporter ATP-binding protein, with translation MDPVDELSVQDAPATTTLSALEERARARPEEFGRTALIVCESLVRIYQAEGIEVQALQGLDLLVEAGELVAVVGASGSGKSTLLSVLSGLDVPTAGRVRVGPWDLMTMTARERVQYRRSMVGFVWQQTARNLVPYLTAAENVALPMALAGRPGRARRADATGLLDVLGVGYCADRRPAQMSGGEQQRVAIATALANSPQVLFADEPTGELDTATSADVLGALRSVNRELGTTVVVVTHDPGVSEHVQRTVEIRDGRTSTEVLRRTATRDDGSEHVVAEEFAVLDRAGRVQLPREYRETLDLVGRVRLALERSHVEIHPDRPRAAGPEDAR, from the coding sequence ATGGACCCGGTGGACGAGCTGAGCGTGCAGGACGCGCCTGCGACGACGACGCTGTCGGCGCTCGAGGAGCGGGCCCGCGCGCGCCCGGAGGAGTTCGGGCGCACGGCGCTGATCGTGTGCGAGTCGCTCGTGCGCATCTACCAGGCCGAGGGCATCGAGGTGCAGGCGCTGCAGGGCCTGGACCTGCTCGTCGAGGCGGGCGAGCTCGTCGCGGTGGTCGGCGCCTCGGGCTCGGGCAAGTCGACGCTGCTGTCGGTGCTGTCGGGGCTGGACGTGCCGACGGCCGGACGCGTGCGCGTGGGCCCGTGGGACCTCATGACGATGACCGCCCGCGAGCGCGTGCAGTACCGCCGCTCGATGGTCGGGTTCGTGTGGCAGCAGACGGCCCGCAACCTCGTGCCGTACCTGACCGCGGCGGAGAACGTCGCGCTGCCGATGGCGCTGGCCGGGCGGCCCGGGCGCGCGCGCCGCGCGGACGCGACCGGCCTGCTCGACGTGCTGGGCGTCGGCTACTGCGCGGACCGCCGTCCGGCGCAGATGTCCGGCGGCGAGCAGCAGCGGGTGGCCATCGCGACGGCCCTCGCGAACTCCCCGCAGGTGCTGTTCGCCGACGAGCCGACCGGCGAGCTGGACACGGCGACCTCGGCCGACGTGCTCGGGGCGCTGCGCTCCGTCAACCGCGAGCTCGGCACGACCGTCGTCGTCGTCACGCACGACCCGGGCGTCAGCGAGCACGTCCAGCGCACGGTCGAGATCCGCGACGGCCGCACGAGCACCGAGGTCCTGCGCCGCACCGCGACGCGCGACGACGGCAGCGAGCACGTGGTCGCGGAGGAGTTCGCGGTCCTGGACCGCGCCGGGCGCGTCCAGCTGCCGCGCGAGTACCGCGAGACGCTCGACCTGGTGGGGCGGGTGCGCCTCGCCCTCGAGCGCTCGCACGTGGAGATCCACCCCGACCGTCCGCGCGCCGCGGGACCGGAGGACGCCCGATGA
- a CDS encoding ABC transporter ATP-binding protein — protein MTAATAGTTPGRPDAAEPLVRVEHLHRSYGTGRARVHALQDVSLEVRPGELVAVVGRSGSGKTTLLNAIGGLDRPDEGRVLVAGREVSSLDERGLVALRRDVVSFVFQTFGLVPVLTAAENVGVPLRMRRTPVAEREARVALLLDLVGLGPHARQRPGQLSGGQQQRVALARALANSPRLLIADEPTGQLDSETGRAVMALIRAVVEAEGMTAIVSTHDPVMVALADRVVRLADGRLVEG, from the coding sequence ATGACCGCCGCCACCGCCGGCACCACCCCCGGGCGCCCGGACGCCGCCGAGCCGCTCGTGCGCGTCGAGCACCTGCACCGCAGCTACGGCACGGGCCGCGCCCGCGTGCACGCGCTGCAGGACGTCTCCCTCGAGGTCCGGCCCGGTGAGCTCGTGGCGGTCGTCGGACGTTCCGGCTCCGGCAAGACGACGCTGCTCAACGCGATCGGGGGCCTGGACCGGCCGGACGAGGGCCGCGTCCTCGTGGCGGGCCGCGAGGTGTCGTCGCTCGACGAGCGGGGCCTCGTGGCGCTGCGTCGCGACGTCGTGTCGTTCGTCTTCCAGACCTTCGGCCTCGTGCCCGTCCTGACGGCCGCCGAGAACGTCGGCGTGCCGCTGCGGATGCGCCGGACGCCGGTGGCCGAGCGGGAGGCGCGCGTGGCGCTGCTGCTCGACCTCGTGGGGCTCGGGCCGCACGCGCGCCAGCGCCCGGGGCAGCTGTCGGGCGGGCAGCAGCAGCGTGTCGCGCTCGCCCGCGCGCTCGCGAACTCCCCCCGCCTGCTCATCGCGGACGAGCCGACGGGCCAGCTCGACTCCGAGACCGGGCGGGCGGTCATGGCGCTGATCCGCGCGGTCGTGGAGGCAGAGGGCATGACCGCGATCGTGTCGACGCACGACCCGGTCATGGTCGCCTTGGCGGACCGGGTGGTGCGGCTCGCGGACGGGCGGCTCGTCGAGGGCTGA
- a CDS encoding metal ABC transporter permease, whose protein sequence is MTPLDLLLEPLGYEFMVRALATTVLAAVVCALLSCWLVLVGWSLMGDAVSHAVLPGVVLAYVVGAPFAVGALVFGLLAVVLVGAVRGSGRVKEDAAIGIVFTTLFALGLVLVSVTPSDTDLNHIVFGNVLGVSTSELVQVAVLAAVAAVTLLVKRRDLVLFAFDPTHAHAIGLSPRRLAALLLGVLAVTAVVALQVVGVVLVVAMLVIPGATARLLTDRFGRMLVLAPLLSATCAVLGLYLSYWYDLASGGMVVLVQGVVFGVVHLLGPHGVLARRRAVRPGRTADREGAVAPAVPA, encoded by the coding sequence ATGACCCCGCTCGACCTGCTCCTGGAGCCGCTCGGCTACGAGTTCATGGTCCGTGCCCTGGCCACGACGGTCCTCGCGGCGGTCGTCTGCGCGCTGCTGTCGTGCTGGCTCGTCCTCGTCGGCTGGTCGCTCATGGGGGACGCGGTGTCCCACGCCGTCCTGCCGGGCGTGGTGCTCGCCTACGTCGTCGGCGCGCCGTTCGCGGTGGGGGCGCTCGTCTTCGGGCTGCTCGCGGTGGTCCTGGTGGGGGCGGTGCGCGGGTCCGGCCGCGTCAAGGAGGACGCCGCGATCGGCATCGTCTTCACGACGCTGTTCGCCCTCGGGCTGGTGCTCGTGTCGGTGACGCCGAGCGACACCGACCTGAACCACATCGTGTTCGGCAACGTGCTCGGCGTGTCGACGTCGGAGCTCGTCCAGGTCGCGGTCCTCGCCGCCGTCGCGGCCGTGACGCTGCTGGTCAAGCGGCGCGACCTCGTGCTGTTCGCGTTCGACCCCACGCACGCGCACGCGATCGGCCTGTCGCCGCGGCGGCTCGCCGCGCTGCTGCTCGGCGTGCTCGCGGTGACGGCCGTCGTCGCGCTGCAGGTGGTCGGGGTCGTGCTCGTCGTCGCGATGCTCGTCATCCCCGGTGCCACCGCCCGCCTGCTCACCGACCGCTTCGGGCGGATGCTCGTGCTCGCGCCCCTGCTGTCGGCGACGTGCGCGGTCCTCGGGCTGTACCTCAGCTACTGGTACGACCTCGCGTCCGGCGGCATGGTCGTGCTGGTGCAGGGCGTCGTGTTCGGGGTGGTGCACCTGCTCGGACCGCACGGGGTGCTCGCACGCCGGCGCGCGGTGCGCCCGGGGCGGACGGCGGACCGGGAGGGCGCCGTCGCACCGGCGGTGCCCGCCTGA
- a CDS encoding metal ABC transporter ATP-binding protein gives MTSALDVAHVTVRYGDVLALDDVSLRLAPGRVCGLVGVNGAGKSTLLKAVTGTVRPGTGDVRVLGEDPARARRRGAIAYVPQQEAVDVTFPVSVRDVVATGRYGHLGPTRRLRPADHAAVDAALERVGLTALAQRQVGRLSGGQRRRAFVARAIAQEADLLLLDEPFAGVDKGSEATVVRLLRELAADGRTVLVSTHDLHALPDLADEAVLLHRSVVFHGPVADALRPDTLALALGLAAGPGTTGEAA, from the coding sequence GTGACGTCCGCGCTCGACGTCGCGCACGTCACCGTCCGCTACGGCGACGTGCTCGCGCTCGACGACGTCTCGCTGCGGCTCGCCCCGGGGCGGGTCTGCGGACTGGTCGGCGTCAACGGGGCGGGGAAGTCCACGCTCCTGAAGGCGGTCACCGGCACCGTCCGGCCCGGCACGGGCGACGTCCGCGTCCTGGGGGAGGACCCGGCCCGCGCGCGGCGGCGCGGCGCGATCGCGTACGTGCCCCAGCAGGAGGCCGTGGACGTCACGTTCCCCGTGAGCGTGCGCGACGTCGTCGCGACGGGCCGGTACGGGCACCTGGGCCCGACCCGGCGGCTGCGCCCCGCCGACCATGCCGCCGTCGACGCCGCGCTCGAGCGGGTCGGGCTCACGGCACTGGCGCAGCGGCAGGTCGGCCGGTTGTCCGGCGGTCAGCGGCGGCGCGCGTTCGTCGCGCGCGCGATCGCGCAGGAGGCGGACCTGCTGCTGCTCGACGAGCCGTTCGCGGGCGTCGACAAGGGCTCTGAGGCGACCGTGGTGCGTCTGCTGCGCGAGCTCGCCGCCGACGGCCGGACGGTGCTCGTCTCGACGCACGACCTGCACGCGCTGCCCGACCTCGCCGACGAGGCGGTGCTGCTGCACCGCTCGGTGGTGTTCCACGGACCCGTCGCCGACGCGCTGCGGCCCGACACCCTCGCGCTCGCCCTCGGCCTCGCGGCGGGACCGGGCACGACGGGGGAGGCGGCATGA
- a CDS encoding metal ABC transporter substrate-binding protein has protein sequence MPNFVRRAAPVPALVVVLALLAACVPARARGADDGRPLVLTTFTVLADVARNVGGEHVRVESLTKPGVEVHGYEPTPGDLRRAAGADLVLDNGLNLEAWFAQFVQDADVPHVVVSQGVEVIDIADDAYAGTPNPHAWMSPANVELYVENIADALVELVPEHADDVRANADAYRAELREVQAELVDGLAAVPEPQRALVTCEGAFSYLARDAGLAERYVWPVNAEQQATPQQVAAVIEFVRERDVPAVFCESTVSDAAMQQVVEATGARFGGVLYVDSLTTEDGPVPTYLDLVRHDVRTIVDGLTGGAS, from the coding sequence ATGCCGAACTTCGTCCGCAGGGCCGCTCCGGTGCCCGCCCTCGTGGTCGTCCTCGCGCTGCTCGCGGCGTGCGTGCCGGCCCGCGCGCGCGGTGCGGACGACGGCCGTCCGCTCGTCCTGACGACGTTCACGGTGCTGGCGGACGTCGCCCGCAACGTCGGCGGCGAGCACGTGCGCGTCGAGTCGCTGACGAAGCCGGGCGTCGAGGTGCACGGGTACGAGCCGACCCCGGGCGACCTGCGCCGTGCCGCCGGCGCGGACCTCGTCCTCGACAACGGCCTCAACCTCGAGGCGTGGTTCGCGCAGTTCGTGCAGGACGCGGACGTGCCGCACGTCGTCGTCTCGCAGGGCGTCGAGGTGATCGACATCGCCGACGACGCGTACGCGGGCACGCCCAACCCGCACGCGTGGATGAGCCCGGCCAACGTCGAGCTCTACGTCGAGAACATCGCCGACGCGCTCGTCGAGCTCGTGCCCGAGCACGCCGACGACGTGCGCGCGAACGCCGACGCCTACCGCGCCGAGCTGCGCGAGGTGCAGGCCGAGCTCGTCGACGGGCTCGCCGCCGTGCCCGAGCCGCAGCGCGCGCTGGTCACGTGCGAGGGCGCGTTCTCCTACCTCGCCCGGGACGCCGGGCTGGCCGAGCGCTACGTGTGGCCGGTCAACGCCGAGCAGCAGGCGACGCCGCAGCAGGTCGCCGCCGTCATCGAGTTCGTCCGCGAGCGCGACGTGCCCGCCGTCTTCTGCGAGTCCACCGTGTCCGACGCCGCGATGCAGCAGGTCGTGGAGGCCACCGGCGCACGGTTCGGCGGCGTGCTCTACGTCGACTCCCTGACCACCGAGGACGGGCCCGTGCCGACCTACCTCGACCTCGTCCGGCACGACGTGCGCACGATCGTCGACGGCCTCACGGGCGGGGCGTCGTGA